From the Periophthalmus magnuspinnatus isolate fPerMag1 chromosome 1, fPerMag1.2.pri, whole genome shotgun sequence genome, one window contains:
- the LOC117373027 gene encoding metal transporter CNNM1-like produces MEPPALLLFLSACCLLPVARALLGFRPEATGAELSVEDGVLVSAEGSRFLLRFYFSLPPPGAAARNRSAAPWIAFVEEPGPGRERQAHPKRNLCVDRAARTSDIEVLGSFRSASSHNSVLVELWAKELRRGEHIKYYSTCAFDGARWEHYRTRDFWVAVRERSATPGLWLQLLVSALLLALSALFSGLNLSLLALDPVELQVLQNSGTSSEQNYARQIESVRRHGNYVLCTLLLGNAVINAALAVCTCQILGMTWMSTLLCAFAIFFVGEILPQSVASRHGLAIASKTIWVTRLLMVLSFPVSYPISKLLDLVLNQEISNFYTREKLLEMLRVTDPYHDLVKEELNIIQGALELRTKTVEDVLTPLQDCFMLSADVLLDFGTMSEIMQSGYTRIPVYENTRSNIVDILFVKDLAFVDPDDCTSLKTITQFYKHPLHCVFNDTKLDAMLEEFKKGKSHLAIVQRVNNEGEGDPFYEVMGIVTLEDVIEEIIKSEILDETDLYTDNRTKRRVSHHEQKQQDFSIFKLNENEMKVKISPQLLLATHRFLSTEVEPFKSSHVSEKILLLLIKHPSVLQELKFDEKNKRAPQHFLFQRNKPVDYFILILQGRVEVEFGKEALKFENGAFSYFGVPAIMPSIHRSPSRSSGLDRSDSMLYGGSMGQLNGGSNLYLPDYSVRQLTHLQVIKISRSHYQNAVTASRMDSSPQSPDPEGRPTDGTSLTPEAPPTDHMNRLLPPDHAPPDHMTRLLPPDHTPSDHMIRLLPPDHALSQQSSTLMPPPREPGRPGSARTRSVQASSTHCTSLLNEKNRIVRSKSDGQRSPSDSVFLRMDDIPYIREDRTETDTNPDLVSGVDSDTSPFLSSSGLSMSGSEDTLGKKLLLKLSHKKRKRSREGERTPEDISEQPLVET; encoded by the exons ATGGAGCCCCCTGCATTGCTGCTCTTCTTGTCCGCGTGCTGCCTGCTGCCTGTGGCGCGCGCTCTGCTCGGCTTCAGACCGGaggccacaggagcagagctgtcGGTGGAGGACGGCGTGCTCGTGTCGGCGGAGGGCAGTCGCTTCTTGCTGCGGTTTTACTTTTCTCTGCCACCGCCCGGAGCTGCCGCGCGGAACCGCAGCGCCGCGCCCTGGATCGCTTTTGTGGAGGAACCAGGCCCGGGACGCGAGCGGCAGGCGCATCCAAAGCGGAACCTGTGCGTAGACCGCGCGGCGAGAACATCCGACATCGAGGTCCTGGGCTCGTTCCGCTCCGCATCCAGCCACAACTCTGTGCTTGTAGAGCTGTGGGCCAAAGAGCTGCGCCGTGGTGAGCACATCAAGTACTACTCCACATGCGCCTTTGACGGGGCGCGCTGGGAGCACTACCGCACGCGGGACTTCTGGGTTGCGGTCCGTGAGCGCTCGGCGACCCCCGGGCTGTGGCTGCAGCTGCTCGTGAGCGCGCTCTTGCTCGCGCTGTCGGCACTTTTCAGTGGCCTGAACTTGAGCCTCCTCGCGCTGGACCCCGTGGAGCTGCAGGTGCTGCAGAACAGTGGCACGAGCTCAGAGCAGAACTATGCGCGGCAGATTGAGTCCGTGCGTCGCCACGGTAACTACGTGCTATGCACGTTATTGCTCGGTAATGCCGTTATCAACGCAGCTTTGGCCGTGTGCACGTGCCAGATTCTGGGCATGACCTGGATGTCCACGCTGCTCTGCGCTTTTGCCATCTTCTTTGTGGGAGAAATCTTGCCACAGTCCGTGGCCTCGCGCCATGGGCTCGCGATCGCCTCCAAAACCATCTGGGTCACGCGTCTGCTTATGGTGCTATCGTTCCCAGTGTCGTACCCCATAAGCAAACTGCTGGATCTCGTGCTCAACCAGGAGATCTCAAACTTCTACACGCGCGAGAAGCTGCTGGAGATGCTGCGCGTGACGGACCCGTATCACGACCTCGTGAAGGAGGAGCTGAACATCATCCAGGGCGCGCTGGAGCTGCGCACAAAGACCGTGGAGGACGTGTTGACCCCGCTACAGGACTGCTTCATGCTGAGTGCGGACGTGCTCCTGGACTTTGGGACCATGTCCgagatcatgcagagcgggtacACGCGCATCCCCGTGTATGAGAACACCCGCTCCAACATCGTGGACATCCTGTTCGTCAAGGACCTGGCCTTCGTGGACCCGGACGACTGCACTTCACTCAAAACCATCACACAGTTCTACAAGCACCCACTGCACTGCGTCTTCAACGACACCAAACTGGACGCCATGTTAGAGGAGTTCAAGAAAg GGAAGTCCCACTTGGCCATAGTGCAGCGCGTGAATAACGAAGGAGAAGGAGATCCATTCTATGAAGTGATGGGGATCGTGACTCTGGAGGACGTCATCGAAGAAATTATAAAGTCTGAGATCCTGGACGAGACAGACCTCTACA CGGATAATCGCACAAAGCGCCGTGTCTCACACCATGAGCAAAAGCAGCAggatttttccattttcaaactGAACGAAAATGAAATGAAGGTGAAGATCTCTCCCCAGCTGCTCCTGGCCACGCATCGCTTCCtctccacag AGGTGGAGCCGTTCAAATCTTCTCACGTCTCAGAGAAGATCTTGCTGCTTCTGATCAAACACCCCAGTGTACTCCAGGAACTCAAATttgatgagaaaaacaaaagagcaCCACAACATTTTCTGTTCCAGAGAAATAAACCTGTCGACTACTTCATCCTCATCTTGCAG GGTCGAGTCGAAGTGGAATTCGGAAAAGAGGCCTTAAAGTTTGAAAATGGCGCTTTCTCATATTTTGGTGTTCCTGCAATAATGCCATCCA TTCACAGGTCCCCCTCCCGCAGCAGTGGATTGGACCGGTCCGACTCCATGCTCTATGGTGGCAGTATGGGGCAGCTAAATGGAGGGTCAAACCTGTACTTACCTGACTACTCTGTCAGACAACTcacacatctccaggtcatcAAG ATCAGCCGCAGTCACTATCAGAATGCGGTCACTGCTTCTCGGATGGACAGCTCCCCTCAGAGTCCAGACCCAGAAGGACGGCCCACAGATGGGACCAGCCTGACTCCTGAGGCCCCGCCTACAGATCACATGAACAGGCTCCTCCCACCAGACCATGCCCCTCCCGATCACATGACCAGATTGCTGCCCCCTGACCACACCCCATCTGATCACATGATCAGACTCCTCCCACCAGACCACGCCCTTTCACAGCAAAGCTCAACCCTCATGCCACCGCCACGGGAACCAGGGCGCCCGGGTTCCGCTCGCACGCGATCAGTGCAGGCCAGCTCCACACACTGCACCTCTCTGCTCAATGAGAAGAACCGCATTGTTC gcagtaagtcagacGGTCAAAGGAGTCCCAGTGattctgtgtttttgaggatggACGATATCCCATACATTCGAGAGGACCGTACAGAAACAGACACCAACCCTG acctggtttcagGCGTGGACTCGGACACGTCTCCGTTTCTCAGCAGTAGTGGTCTCTCTATGAGCGGCTCTGAGGATACTCTGGGGAAGAAACTCCTGCTCAAACTGA GTCACAAAAAGAGGAAAAGGTCTCGTGAAGGAGAGAGGACTCCAGAGGACATCTCCGAGCAGCCGCTGGTCGAGACATGA
- the LOC117372807 gene encoding 7-alpha-hydroxycholest-4-en-3-one 12-alpha-hydroxylase-like gives MGLLLPLLLSFLACIFGGLYFLGVFRQRRPGEPPLDKGWVPWLGHVLEFRRDTPKFLQRMRQKHGDIFTVQLGGVYVTFLQDHLSFRQFFKESREKIDFTTFSKTLMRVFGYESAFNYTSINQEIYRQHLTGHRLHMMTESIMRNLQKLMLHNLGSAAKQKTWTEGELFNYCCNIVFRAGYLTLFGNASSKTEGDEEKANTKDRIESEALLHEFRKYDQLFPDLVYGVLPPSGRKEAFRVKSHFWDALSMKKIKSKDNISGWIWDMYNVRRQRGMSESMINRLMFALLFASQTNTRPVSFWLLLYLMKDPIAMEALKKEVDMVLKESGQEVQPGGPPVNVTYEMLMKTPVLDSALEETLRLVVAPMLPRSVLQDMTLKMGNGDEFLIRKGDRMAIFPYTAVHVDSEIHPDPYTFKYDRFLTPEGTKKTDFYQGGKKVEYFSIPWGSGVFKCPGRFFATNEIKVFVFLMFVYFDFELINSGEKIPQINPTRWGFGAMQPDTDVKFHYRLRH, from the coding sequence ATGGGTCTGCTGCTGCCTTTGCTTCTTAGCTTTCTTGCCTGTATTTTTGGTGGACTGTACTTTCTGGGAGTTTTTAGACAAAGACGTCCAGGAGAACCTCCTTTAGATAAAGGTTGGGTTCCTTGGCTGGGTCATGTCCTGGAGTTCCGGAGGGACACTCCCAAATTTTTACAGAGAATGAGGCAAAAACATGGTGATATTTTTACAGTACAGCTGGGTGGTGTTTATGTGACCTTTCTTCAAGACCATTTGTCATTCAGACAATTTTTCAAAGAAAGCAGAGAAAAAATTGACTTTACTACATTTTCTAAGACGCTCATGAGAGTCTTTGGCTATGAGAGTGCTTTTAATTATACGTCAATCAATCAGGAAATATACAGGCAGCACCTCACTGGTCACAGACTGCACATGATGACAGAATCTATAATGAGGAATTTGCAGAAACTCATGCTGCACAATCTTGGCtctgctgcaaaacaaaagaCCTGGACAGAGGGAGAACTTTTCAATTATTGCTGCAACATTGTGTTTAGAGCTGGTTACCTGACTTTGTTCGGCAATGCATCATCAAAGACTgaaggagatgaagagaaagCCAACACTAAAGACAGAATTGAGTCGGAAGCCTTGCTTCATGAGTTTCGCAAATACGATCAGCTTTTTCCTGATTTAGTTTATGGTGTCCTACCCCCAAGCGGAAGGAAAGAGGCTTTCAGAGTGAAGAGTCACTTTTGGGATGCTCTGTccatgaaaaaaattaaaagcaaAGACAACATTAGTGGCTGGATATGGGACATGTACAACGTGCGAAGACAGAGAGGTATGTCAGAGTCAATGATCAACAGACTCATGTTTGCATTACTCTTTGCTTCTCAGACCAACACTAGGCCTGTTTCGTTTTGGCTTCTTCTTTATCTTATGAAGGACCCTATTGCAATGGAGGCTCTGAAAAAAGAAGTAGATATGGTTCTTAAGGAGTCTGGGCAGGAGGTCCAACCTGGTGGTCCTCCAGTCAACGTAACCTATGAAATGCTCATGAAAACACCAGTTCTAGACAGTGCTCTTGAAGAAACTCTTCGTCTTGTGGTAGCACCAATGCTCCCCAGATCTGTTCTTCAAGATATGACGCTGAAAATGGGTAATGGTGATGAGTTTTTAATCCGCAAAGGAGATCGCATGGCTATTTTTCCTTACACTGCTGTTCATGTTGACTCTGAGATCCACCCTGACCCATATACCTTCAAGTACGACCGGTTCCTCACTCCAGAAGGTACCAAGAAAACCGATTTCTACCAAGGAGGGAAAAAGGTGGAGTACTTCTCCATACCCTGGGGGTCTGGAGTGTTCAAATGCCCTGGTCGCTTCTTTGCCACCAACGAGATCAAGGTGTTTGTTTTCCTCATGTTTGTCTATTTTGACTTTGAGCTGATTAATTCAGGTGAGAAGATACCACAAATCAACCCGACACGGTGGGGATTTGGAGCCATGCAACCAGACACAGATGTCAAGTTTCATTACAGGCTTAGGCACTAA